A DNA window from Brassica napus cultivar Da-Ae chromosome C1, Da-Ae, whole genome shotgun sequence contains the following coding sequences:
- the LOC125579851 gene encoding uncharacterized protein LOC125579851, which translates to MVVPVVPAVVGETGEGSRPVRRRLLFVNSGIPDTDGGVGDSNFGVDTALADIQYEGDDFYVGRVFKSKADCKIKLAIHAINRKFHFKTTRSSPSILLAQCVGDACPWRVYAVLLDASGNFQVRQANLVHSCTVDDRRNYHKLATTVVIGQILKSHFVGIKKGPTAAAIRNILLDEFHVNVSYWKAWRAREMAMEHAVGTMVGSYALIPPYLALLQSSNVGTVCYLESTDEEEGGTRFQYCFVAYGASVAGYSSMQKVVVVDETALKGKYGGCLLSASAQDGNFQVFPLAFAVVNSENDDAWQWFFQRLQTFVLDTPGLVFISDRHASIATGLRKVYNHAQHVICVVHLWRNVIAKYKSSRLANLMSAAARAFTVTEFNKKFIEIQKISPNCAAYLVDIGFDQWTRVHFRGNRFNVMDSNIAESWNGVLKEAREYPLITMFEYIRTTVMSWFALRRAKSTREQGTITPNVRKLVEENFDLSTAMAVRDIADLEYQVQDPTGECFTVLLGPGTCTCGEYQLIGIPCMHALACSTRVGFPSDALVALAYRVPTWRQGFIGKIYPVLSVGGLELGSGTRAPLLPPAVRRPPGRPRKVRILSRGEYKKGGSSLNRKCKRCGRSGHNRASCRNPI; encoded by the exons ATGGTCGTTCCTGTTGTTCCCGCAGTTGTTGGTGAAACCGGAGAAGGGTCTAGGCCGGTCCGAAGACGTCTATTATTTGTAAATTCTGGCATTCCTGACACTGACGGTGGAGTTGGAGATTCAAACTTTG GGGTTGACACGGCTCTGGCCGACATCCAATACGAGGGAGATGACTTTTATGTGGGTCGCGTATTCAAATCCAAAGCCGACTGCAAAATCAAACTTGCAATACATGCTATAAACAGGAAGTTCCATTTCAAGACCACTCGTTCTAGCCCTTCCATACTACTTGCACAATGCGTTGGTGATGCATGCCCATGGCGCGTGTATGCGGTCTTGTTAGATGCAAGTGGGAACTTCCAAGTCAGACAAGCTAACCTAGTTCACTCTTGCACCGTTGATGACCGTAGAAACTACCACAAACTTGCAACGACTGTCGTGATTGGCCAGATATTGAAATCTCATTTTGTTGGTATTAAGAAGGGTCCCACTGCCGCAGCAATAAGGAACATATTGCTAGATGAATTTCATGTCAACGTTTCATACTGGAAAGCTTGGAGAGCTAGAGAGATGGCGATGGAGCATGCAGTGGGGACAATGGTTGGAAGTTATGCACTGATACCTCCATATTTGGCACTCCTTCAGTCTTCTAATGTAGGAACCGTATGCTACCTAGAAAGTacggatgaagaagaaggtggaACACGGTTTCAATACTGTTTTGTTGCTTATGGAGCATCGGTGGCAGGGTATTCGTCTATGCAgaaagttgttgttgttgatgagaCGGCGCTTAAAGGGAAGTATGGTGGGTGTCTACTTTCAGCCTCAGCACAAGATGGGAATTTCCAAGTATTTCCCCTTGCGTTTGCTGTTGTTAATAGCGAAAACGACGATGCTTGGCAATGGTTTTTCCAGAGGCTACAAACTTTTGTTCTGGATACCCCGGGCTTGGTTTTCATCTCTGATCGCCATGCAAGTATCGCCACTGGACTGAGGAAG GTCTACAACCATGCTCAGCATGTCATATGTGTTGTCCATCTGTGGAGAAATGTGATTGCAAAATACAAGAGTAGCAGACTCGCGAACCTTATGTCCGCTGCTGCAAGAGCTTTCACCGTGACTGAATTTAATAAGAAGTTTATTGAAATTCAGAAAATCAGCCCAAATTGCGCGGCTTACTTGGTTGATATAG GGTTCGACCAGTGGACTAGGGTTCATTTCAGGGGGAATAGGTTCAACGTCATGGATTCAAACATAGCTGAATCCTGGAATGGTGTGCTTAAGGAAGCACGTGAATATCCCCTCATTACCATGTTTGAGTACATACGTACAACCGTTATGTCTTGGTTTGCATTGCGTCGAGCGAAATCAACCCGTGAGCAAGGAACTATCACCCCAAATGTCAGGAAACTCGTGGAGGAAAACTTTGATCTCTCCACCGCTATGGCTGTACGTGATATAGCCGATCTTGAATACCAAGTGCAGGACCCCACCGGGGAGTGCTTCACAGTTTTATTGGGTCCCGGTACTTGCACATGTGGTGAGTATCAACTAATAGGGATACCCTGTATGCATGCGCTTGCTTGTTCAACCAGGGTTGGATTTCCATCTGATGCGCTGGTGGCACTGGCTTACCGTGTACCAACATGGCGACAAGGCTTCATCGGAAAAATATATCCGGTCCTATCTGTTGGTGGATTAGAACTCGGATCTGGAACTAGAGCTCCATTACTTCCACCGGCAGTACGCCGACCACCTGGGCGTCCTAGGAAAGTCCGCATCCTATCACGTGGGGAGTACAAG AAAGGAGGAAGCTCGTTAAACAGGAAATGCAAACGTTGTGGCCGTTCAGGACACAACAGGGCATCCTGCCGCAACCCAATATGA